Proteins found in one Chaetodon auriga isolate fChaAug3 chromosome 12, fChaAug3.hap1, whole genome shotgun sequence genomic segment:
- the LOC143328907 gene encoding cullin-3-like encodes MSNLKGSTKKDTKMRIRAFPMTMDEKYVNNIWDLLKNAIQEIQRKNNSGLSFEELYRNAYTMVLHKHGEKLYTGLREVVTEHLINKVREDVLNSLNNNFLQTLNQAWNDHQTAMVMIRDILMYMDRVYVQQNNVENVYNLGLIIFRDQVVRYGCIRDHLRQTLLDMIARERKGEVVDRGAIRNACQMLMILGLDGRSVYEEDFEGPFLDMSAEFFQMESQKFLAENSASVYIKKVEARINEEIERVMHCLDKSTEEPIVKVVERELISKHMKTIVEMENSGLVHMLKNGKTEDLACMYKLFSRVPNGLKTMCECMSSYLREQGKALVSEEGEGKNPVDYIQGLLDLKTRFDRFLLESFNNDRLFKQTIAGDFEYFLNLNSRSPEYLSLFIDDKLKKGVKGLTEQEVESILDKAMVLFRFMQEKDVFERYYKQHLGRRLLSNKSVSDDSEKNMISKLKTECGCQFTSKLEGMFRDMSISNTTMDEFRQHIQTTSASLSGVDLTVRVLTTGYWPTQSATPKCTIPPAPRHAFEVFRRFYLAKHSGRQLTLQHHMGGADLNATFYGAIKKEDGSEVGVGGAQVTGSNTRKHILQVSTFQMTILMLFNNREKCTFEEIQQETDIPERELVRALQSLACGKPTQRVLTKEPKSKEIESGHVFTVNDQFTSKLHRVKIQTVAAKQGESDPERKETRQKVDDDRKHEIEAAIVRIMKSRKKMQHNVLVAEVTQQLRARFLPSPVVIKKRIEGLIEREYLARTPEDRKVYTYVA; translated from the exons ATGTCCAACCTCAAAGGCAGCACCAAGAAGGACACCAAGATGAGGATACGAGCCTTTCCT ATGACAATGGATGAGAAGTATGTGAACAACATTTGGGATCTTCTAAAGAATGCCATCCAGGAGATCCAGAGGAAGAACAACAGCGGGTTAAGCTTTGAGGAGCTGTACAGGAATGCCTACACCATGGTGCTCCACAAGCATGGGGAGAAGCTCTACACAGGCCTGAGGGAGGTTGTCACTGAGCATCTCATCAACAAA GTACGGGAAGATGTCCTAAACTCTCTAAATAATAACtttctgcaaacactgaatcagGCGTGGAATGACCATCAAACTGCCATGGTTATGATCAGAGACATCCTCATGTACATG GATCGGGTCTATGTTCAGCAAAACAATGTGGAGAATGTGTACAACCTTGGCCTCATCATATTCAGGGACCAGGTGGTGCGCTATGGCTGCATTCGAGACCACCTACGACAGACGTTACTGGACATGATTGCCCgtgagaggaagggagaagTTGTAGACAG GGGGGCCATCAGAAATGCCTGCCAGATGCTGATGATTCTTGGCCTGGATGGCCGGTCTGTGTATGAGGAGGACTTTGAGGGCCCTTTCTTAGATATGTCAGCAGAATTCTTCCAG ATGGAGAGCCAGAAGTTCCTCGCAGAAAACAGTGCCAGTGTCTATATTAAGAAGGTAGAAGCCAGAATCAACGAAGAGATCGAGCGAGTTATGCACTGCCTGGACAAGTCTACGGAGGAGCCCATTGTCAAGGTGGTGGAAAGGGAGTTAATATctaaacacatgaagaccatTGTGGAGATGGAGAACTCTGGCCTCGTCCACATGCTCAAGAATGGCAAGACAGAAG ACCTGGCGTGCATGTACAAACTGTTCAGTCGTGTGCCAAATGGTCTGAAAACAATGTGCGAGTGTATGAGCTCTTACTTGAGGGAACAAGGCAAAGCTCTGGTGTCAGAAGAGGGAGAGGGCAAGAACCCTGTCGACTATATCCAG GGTCTGCTAGACCTTAAGACACGATTTGATCGTTTCCTCCTTGAGTCCTTCAACAATGACAGACTCTTCAAACAAACCATAGCAGGAGACTTTGAGTATTTCCTTAACCTCAACTCCCGCTCACCAGAGTACCTATCACTCTTTATTGATGATAAGCTCAAGAAGGGTGTCAAAGGG CTGACAGAACAGGAGGTGGAGTCAATCCTTGACAAGGCCATGGTGTTGTTCAGGTTTATGCAGGAGAAGGATGTGTTCGAAAGGTACTACAAGCAGCATCTGGGCCGCAGGCTGCTCAGCAACAAGAGTGTCTCTGATGACTCAGAGAAGAACATGATCTCGAAGCTCAAG ACAGAATGTGGCTGTCAGTTTACCTCGAAACTGGAAGGGATGTTCAGAGACATGAGCATCTCCAACACTACAATGGATGAGTTCAGGCAGCACATACAAACCACATCG GCATCTCTAAGTGGTGTGGACCTCACAGTAAGAGTCCTCACTACTGGTTATTGGCCAACACAGTCGGCAACACCTAAATGCACCATCCCCCCCGCTCCCAGACACGCCTTTGAAGTCTTTAGAAG GTTTTACCTCGCCAAGCACAGTGGTAGACAGCTCACACTGCAACACCACATGGGCGGGGCAGACCTGAATGCAACTTTCTATGGAGCTATTAAAAAG GAGGATGGTTCAGAGGTGGGTGTGGGGGGTGCTCAGGTGACAGGCTCAAACACCCGGAAGCACATACTCCAGGTCTCCACCTTCCAGATGACCATCCTCATGCTCTTCAATAACAGAGAAAAGTGCACTTTTGAG GAGATCCAGCAGGAGACTGATATTCCTGAGAGGGAGCTAGTGCGAGCACTGCAGTCCTTGGCCTGTGGGAAACCGACACAGAGAGTTCTCACCAAGGAGCCAAAGTCTAAGGAGATTGAGAGCGGCCACGTGTTTACAGTCAATGATCAGTTTACTTCCAAACTGCACAGAGTCAAAATACAGACAG TTGCTGCTAAACAAGGAGAATCAGACCCTGAAAGGAAAGAGACACGGCAGAAAGTGGATGATGACAGGAAGCATGAGATCGAGGCAGCCATTGTCCGAATCATGAAGTCAAGGAAGAAGATGCAGCACAACGTCCTGGTGGCAGAG GTGACTCAGCAGCTCCGGGCACGTTTTCTTCCCAGCCCTGTGGTTATCAAAAAGCGTATAGAAGGACTAATAGAAAGAGAATACTTGGCGAGGACGCCAGAAGATCGTAAAGTGTACACCTACGTTGCATAG
- the dhrs12lb gene encoding dehydrogenase/reductase SDR family member 12, with protein MSLYRNAVWFLNGIHQYTRKGYEVASKHFDPQDLNVSVVGRSFMITGANSGIGRATAMAIAKKGGTVHMVCRNKDKAEEARVEIVNESGNTEVHVHVLDMSETSKVWEFAEAFKKQYPSLNVLINNAGCMMHKRELNAEGLEKNFATNTMGVYILTQGLIPLLQKSRDPRVITVSSGGMLVQRLRVDDLQSEKGYFDGVMVYAQNKRQQVVLTQQWAKANPVIHFSVMHPGWVDTPAVSTSMPQFHQMMGERLRSVEQGADTVVWLALSRAAARTRSGQFFQDRRPVPAHLPLAWTHSSAAEIQSFMTQLEALARVIQSQPDAASNTPMSPSRPQFV; from the exons ATGTCTCTGTACCGAAATGCTGTGTGGTTTTTGAATGGAATCCACCAATATACAAG GAAGGGATATGAGGTGGCATCGAAACACTTCGATCCCCAAGACCTGAACGTGTCCGTGGTTGGCAGGTCTTTCATGATCACCGGGGCCAACAGTGGAATCGGCAGAGCGACAGCCATGGCTATAGCCAAGAAAG GTGGGACAGTCCACATGGTGTGCAGGAACAAAGATAAAGCAGAGGAGGCCAGGGTGGAGATCGTCAATGAGTCTGGGAACACA GAGGTACACGTCCATGTTTTGGACATGTCAGAGACGAGCAAAGTCTGGGAGTTTGCGGAGGCCTTCAAGAAGCAGTATCCATCCTTGAATGTGTTG ATAAACAACGCAGGGTGTATGATGCACAAGCGAGAGCTGAATGCCGAGGGACTGGAGAAGAACTTTGCCACCAACACGATGG GGGTGTACATCCTCACCCAGGGTCTCATACCTCTTCTGCAGAAGAGCCGGGATCCAAGGGTG ATCACTGTGTCATCAGGGGGCATGCTGGTCCAGAGACTCAGAGTCGATGACTTGCAGTCAGAGAAGGGCTACTTTGATGGTGTCATGGTCTACGCCCAGAACAAG AGACAGCAGGTGGTGCTGACACAACAGTGGGCCAAAGCCAACCCAGTCATTCACTTCTCTGTGATGCATCCAGGCTGGGTAGATACACCAG ctgtttccaCATCAATGCCTCAGTTCCACCAGATGATGGGGGAGAGGCTGCGCAGCGTCGAGCAAGGCGCCGACACCGTGGTGTGGTTGGCCTTGTCCAGAGCTGCTGCCAGAACACGCAGCGGACAGTTCTTTCAAG atCGTCGGCCGGTTCCTGCCCACCTGCCTCTGGCCTGGACTCACAGTTCTGCTGCGGAGATTCAGAGTTTCATGACTCAGCTGGAGGCTCTGGCCAGAGTCATTCAGTCACAACCAGATGCAGCGTCTAACACGCCCATGAGCCCTTCCAGGCCTCAATTTGTCTGA